In Corylus avellana chromosome ca8, CavTom2PMs-1.0, the genomic stretch aaacacccccaaacttacattttgctagtcccttagcaaaacaatatgaaaaatacaatgaaaacaagaaacataaatcctcttctgtgggagagacaattgcatttagcatatgcaacaagccttttagactcctaggcatccctagtggacgagtgaagtctcatgagggcttaacaggaatgctacccacaaacattgtagcactatgttgttaacaagaaagaagtttcacacaaaccatggttcttattcatgagcaagcttaaaaagacaaacaccatcatttcaatcaaaaggaaatccataatcaaatcactcataaatggacaattgagacctcatatgttctgaaaagtgaaaagtgtaattaacatacaatcatgaagctttcaatttaaattcaatacaagttccataaaatttgtaagaatccctaacataTGAAACAActaaggcaagatatgcatttatttttattattattattattattattattatttttgcaagctctgcaatgtctaacttccttaagctttctaattgacttatgtaacaagtgttaggctaatgactcccaagccaagtGGCTTTAgggtaaaacatccctaagggcttattaacttaagtaaaaaaggctacgaagtcagattaaccatatcataaatcaacattgaacttcacaccttttgacgcgaatactcaatgcttgatgaggcaagaggtccggttactcagtagaaaactcaacatgatctttcttttctttttccttctcttatttttattttttatttttttatatcttgcaagccaatgattattcatcaataggtagTCCAAcaaaatctcaaagagaacaagcttaaactgaaacatcatacctcacagaaaacatgctaatgtggtcataaaaattaatctcaaaacaagtaaaatctcttttactcaaaaataagtcaattgactcagactcctaatgacataatgatgtattcaaccctttaagcaagctaatgaaaatcaaatcacaattacagtttaactcaaacttgacaacaacatagcacaatttttttttttttttaacacaaacagacaaataaaaataaacaaataagaacaaaaataaacagacaaaatGTTTTTCCatatccccaaacttgaattacacattgccctcaatgtgtagtatagaaatacgttaccggaagtaaggaaatttgagtgtgaacaaggccagggcatcccccaaacttaaacaccaaaacacttgtcaacaaaaactaacagcaatatttttttagaaacaaacatcaaaagattaattgctgttagaaacaaaaacaaataacaaaaaatgcaatgaaaagggaaagaaagaatttgtggagtgaagtgcagaaaataaactggaggagaaaactttacagcgcttctcCCTATCATGCAGATGTCCAATCAATCCCTTCCaccattttttcttcaaaacttcaaagccctctggaaggatgtttcgccatcttatgtagacttgCTTACTTCGatggatcttcttaggaaagtggttcctagatttgtatGCTTGTGGGAGGTAAATTATAAGCTTATGGGGCTTGTAAAggtaaataattaaattggaTTCTTAGATCTAATTGGTGGGGAAGGTTTTGGtatcttccttttccttttcctttcctagCCAGTTTCCAAGCAACAATATTTGTTCTAAATATCTCCTTATTTCTATATGAATGTTAGATGCTTGTGTGCTTGGGCAAGAATGTGATCTTTCCTTCCCCTAGATCTATTAGCAAATTCCTTTTCTTAATCTCTCCATAATTTGAGGAATATTGCAATTATTAGGTGGAAGTCAGAGGAGAGTTTGCAAGTGTAGTTTTCCTTGCTCCATGTTCCATAATTAAGAGGATGCATGTTGATCCAGAAAGTGAAATACAAGGAAAGTGGTGATTCTTCGTGATGCTTTCTTTAAGTGAAATGCAAGGCAAATGGTGATTCTTGCTAATTATGCTTTCTATGCTTAGAGGAACTTATATCTTACAAGTGCCGATCTTTCCTCATAAAAAGAGAGGGAGCTCTGATCTTTTGGTTGTGCCTGCTAGCAAacactaccaaaaaaacaaGATTTACTAACGCTTGGAATAGAGGCGCTTTAGTAAAACATCTCCTTATAGGGACGTTTTATTGTGTaaacgacacaaaataaaattagcaacgccTGCGCAGAAAAACGTCCCCTTAATTCGGGACATTCCAATAGGGCATGCcccaatttagttaattaagtgcgcctggctggcaagcgcccttaatttgGGATGCCTGCTATCCAGGTGCCCTTAGTTAGGGGTGCCTGCCgactaggcgcccttaattaagtgcgcctAGCTGGCAAGCGCCCCTACTTAAGGGCACCTGGCtagcaagcgcccttaattcagGACGCCTACTATTCAGGTGACCTTAATTTGGGGCGCCTGCCAGCTAgccgcccttaattaagtgcgctTGGCTGGCAAGTGCCCTTAATTCGGGATGCCTACTATCCAGGCACCCTTAAACGCCCCTAGTTAAATGCGTCTAGCtagcaagcgcccttaattaggggcgcctacCAGCTAGACGCCCTTAATTAAGGGAGCCTAGCTGGCAGGAGCCCCTAATTAAGAGTGCTAGCCATCTAGATGCCTTTAATTAGGGGCACCTGACAGCTAGGCACTCTTAAATAATGGCGCCTAGATAGCAGGCGCAccgaaaattatttttagttatatagGGGAACTAATTGCTCAAAcattaagttatataaaaataacttaaacacaataaagGATAAAGATTaaggaagaacaacataaaatttgaaattctattgttggcttatcttttatcctttaatgttggcttatataacttaagcacaataaaaattattttatgttgttcttcctttatcttttatccttttataGGGGAACTAGGTGCTGAAACACAATTCATTATCGTtgacttaagaacatatatatgattgcataatatacatttgcatctatttatatataggtgacgatggattaacaaatgaagatgagcatgCAGCTGATGCAAAAGGCAACCATCGTCgatcatcacaaagtatgtgtagattttcatatcttagtcacttgtaatataatccagttagatataggtttgcactttcaaaatagttagatataggtttgtaatttaatattcttttttggttttatcatttgcaggtaatcgttAAGTGATGTACGTATACTTGACCTGTTAGGTTGGATACGTATTTGACGCCAAATGCTAAGCGAACccattgatatattttattttatatgcaatatacaatttttgtaaactcttttaagaggtggtacactttgtgtttatgataccgttttgaatattttatttcatatgtatagtacaatttttgttaactctttaagatgtggtacactttgtgtttatgatatcatcattttggatttagatgtcttatgagatatgagattgtatatatggattacATATGTATTGTGAGATATGTATATGATTGcatgagattgatgaatggataaaatatttatggattaatccaatatttatggagaaaatacTGTATTGCGTATTGTATAtcaggagaaaataaaatatatatatatatatatatatatatatatatatggattgcatggggaaaacattttctccatatattaattattagagGCGCTTCGCGGTGTGGAAGCGCTCCCACATAGAAATAGGGGCGCTTTACACGCAAGCGCAAGCACCCCCTTTTATGAAAGGGGGCACTTGCCCTCCTAAGCGCCCCCTTTCTAGAATGAGGACGCTTCCAAGGCAAGCGCctccttttaaaaaagggggtgCTTGCGTAGGAAGCACCCTCATTATAAAAAGgaggcgcttgcctaggaagcgcctcCTTTTTTAAAAGGCGACGTTTTTCACCACTAAgcgcccccttttaaaaaagatggcgctttgttccaaacgtccCCTTTTCGAGGCGTTTTTTAGTAAAAGAAACGTCTCAAActtaaattctagtcgccatAAAAACCGACGTGTCCTAAGTGCCCTTAATCAAGCGTTGCGAAATCAATAGAgacgtttttttggcaaaaaaagtCCCAAATAACCGTGtcactaaaccttgttttttttttgttttaaaactagTAAAGATCGATCAAACTTCTCCATATATAGCAGGTgcaatactttattttttattttttattttattttattattattttttattttttaaggttaatACGTACCTTTCTATATATACTCTGACATTAcctatgtttatttatttgttaagcTCAAAGTTGCCTATGTTTACTGTAGTTGTAGCATAAATTAACATGCAGGGGGTTGacagaaaatttgattttgttttgacatttaatttattcttttagagTTTTGGTttgtactaattaattaaggattgAAGTTTTTGTCGttatggaaataaaaaaaaaaaaagttagtgtATTAATTAAGCCAAACCCAGAAGCTTACAGGTTAACCACCAAAAtttccaaagaaaataaatccatACCATGGCCCGACCCCGTacaaaagtaaaattatatAGCATCTTAAATTAACTTGACATGACACgtttttacacttttttaagCTTACTCATTATTGTTCCTTAGAGCTTCCTGCATGGCCTTCTCTCTTCAACGGTTTATCTTCTTTTAGcttactctctttcttttcttttttttttcttttttttttctttttttctttttttctcaagcaaattataacacaaaaacataaaaaatacatattacaGAGGACTAAAGTTTGGAGGAAACTCCATATTCAATaagtcatcatcttcttctccttcatctCTTAACTAATCCAACTGGATTGTGTTATTTTAGCCAGTTTATAAACAGAGTTAATTACTTTGGGTTTAAACCTATGATTGTTAGTCCCCCCACAGGAGACACCCACATTGACAGTCAATACAAAACTTTATAATTGTTAGGCTGCTTGGTGCTTTAGTATTTTGGAGTAGGAATGTGATTAAGTGCAAGCAAATGTCAAGTCCCATTCATGATGttgaacacacacacacacacacatggtgttgataatatatttattagCACGTACATTATGGTTATTGTTGATGCAATTTgttctttctctcatttttttaaaaaagttatttatatTTGGCTAAACAAAACATAGAATCAATTACTTGTTCAGCTGTTtgtcaaataaaattttttaacatgcATGTAAGTAAGTtcgtattttattattttgcttaaCTTGTgcacatatatatttttgtcaacTTATAAGAAAAATAGGTTATATTAACCGCccgcaagaaaaaaaaaaatcatggctCTTCCACTGATTTAGCTGTGATTTTTCCATTGCCAAGGATGAATTCACATTTTGTGtccatatatttttcaattttaagattATAATTCTAGTGTACTGAATGAATTATTCTTTATCAAACACTTGAAGTACTTTACCcgtaaaaacaaaatgaaagacttaaaaacaatcaataacctatatatatatatatataatcattttcttttttgcatgtGAATTTGAGGTTAACACAAGACAATGCCCAAAACTATTGTTGTTACGTTTGAGGTTAAATTggttaattataatttgtttgTTGTTACGCGCGTTTGaggttaattataatttgttgATTGTGTTATCAGCGATTAATCGTCAAAGTCTTGTTCAAtaacaaaaatggaaagaaagcaAATGAGCCATTTAATCGACATAGAAGACCCTCCTGTTCCATTGGTAGATTCAATGGGAAAGGAGTTTGAAAGCTTGTCTCCCTTATCCCCTGCATGTAGCATCTATATATAGAGTTCCTGACCGGCTACGTCATGTCAAGCAAAAAGCACATACACCAAAGGTTGTCTCCATTGGCCCCCTACATCATAGTGGTAGTGAAGCCTTAAAAGCCATGGAAGAACATAAAATGAGGTACCCCTGCGAGATTTCGTTGGACGGACTGGGAAAACCTTGAAGTTCTTTATTGACGTTGTAAAGGTGAAGGAAGCAAAACTTCGTGATTGTTATGCAGAAACCATTGAGTTTAATAgtgaaaaatttgtcaaaatcaTTCTGATGGATGCTGCCTTCATCCTTGAGGTCTTACTCAAGTCCTCCAACCCTACACTCCTAGAAGAAAACGACCGCATATTTAACAAACCCTGGTTGATACAAGATGTATGGGCCGACATGCTTTTGCTTGAAAATCAGCTTCCCTTCTTCATTCTTGAGCTTCTTTTCAATTCATACAAACCCTGGTTGATACAAGATGCTTGGGCCGACATGCTTTTGCTTGAAAATCAGCTTCCCTTCTTCAGTCTTGAGCTTCTTTTCAATTCATATAAACCCTGGTTGATACAAGATGTTTGGGCCGACATGCTTTTGCTTGAAAATCAGCTTCCCCTCTTCATTCTTGAGCTTCTTTTCAATTCATACAGAACAGATGTCCTTCTGCAAAATGATGGGACGACACTTACAATCAATAAGCTTATAGTAGTCTTTTTCCAAAACCGAATGGAGTCGCCGGGAATAGAAGAAGATGGGAAGAAATCTTGTATGGTGATTTCAAAATTGAACATTTTGTTGATCTCCTACGACACGTGCAATTTAAGCCTGATGATTCTGAGATAGAAACTCGTAGAAATATGGAACTTCGGACACTAACCACCCCCAGAGACAGAGCTACACGAGGCTGGAGTGTTGTTTAAGGTACGGGAGAAGAGCAAAAATCTATTCgacataaaatttgaaaaagggaAACTAGAAATCCCAAGTTTTATTTTAAGCGATGAGAAAGAATACTCAATCAGAAATTCGCTTGCATTTGAGCAATGCCATTGTAGTGATGAGAACTACATAAATGACTACGTTATCCTTATAGGTCGCCTTGTTGAAACACGCAAGGATCTAGACTTATTGGTGAAGAAGGGAATTATTGAGAATAGGCTGAGCAACAGCCGAGAGGGGTCACTTCTGTTAAATAAGCTTGCTGATGGGGTTATTTTGGACCAGGATAACTTCTATTTTGCTACTCTTTTTGAGGAGTTGAACAAATACTACAACACCTCATGGCACAAATGGAAGGCACacttgaaacaaaaatatttcaGACGGTGTGTTCTCTTTTAGCAGCTGTTTTTCTGCTTATTCTCACTATCGTACAAACGTAGTGTTCTCTAGCTTCGCTTCTCCCGACACTTAATCCTACTTCTAATTAGTTCAGATTATGTATACTTCTTGTTGTGTTTATATTTATGTGGGTTAAAATATTCTCATGCCCTTTCTAGTTCTGTCAAGAACaagttttcttttgtattgaatatttgataagatgcattcgttttgtgaaataaatatatatactagtGTGGGTGTACCAACATTTTACCACTTAAAATGATCTTCATTGAGTGCTAAAAtgctaataaattaatcaagttaagcttTAGTCAAGTTAAAGCTTCCATTTTGATGCTTCAGAAATCTATGCCtcgtcataaaaaaaatgatgaatctTGATATCAACCTTTTGGCCTCAAAAGGTAGCTTTCACTTCTTACAACTGATTCACCAACATTACTCATTGCCAACgctaccaaaaaaataaataaaaatccattaCTAATGACTTTTAGCAACAACATGCAAGTCATTGCTGATAAATCCTCGCAAATACTTCGACATTATTGCTCATTAGCGACAACTTTGAGTCATTGTTGATATCTCCTTATCAACAGTGACTTTTGTCGTTGTTGATAATGTTTAGGGTCATTACTAATAGATTCAGAACCCAAAACGAGATGTCGTCGGTTATAATAAGTTATCAGCAATGACTTAAAGTTGTCACTAATATCTTATCATTAGGAGAaatgattcacgtcaatatttttctcatatcatctcaaaaattaatagatcaatcattagatttctGAGAtccacataagtctacaaatgtaatagttgatttgtaagatgagatgagaaAAACATTGACGTAAATCATTTCTCTATTATTAGCGACAACTTTAAGTCCCTGCGCAGATTGGCCTCAAAGCCACCGACCTAATTGTGGACTTGGTCGTAAGATAGGATCATATAAGATCGATAAGGAAAAACCTCTTATGCGGTCGAGCTGCAAAAGTTGCCTTTTGCAGCAACCAATACGGTGGGTACACATTAGATAGTTGCACATAATAGAATAggataaaaaacattaaattttttcctctctctcccactttctctcctctcttttcttctttggttCATTCATCTtcaccgaaaatattttttcctctttctctcccaccatTCACCCACCACATCCACTGAGTAGCAAAATCTGTTAGATTTCTTTTGGTAGAACCTCCTAGAATTTGAACAGAGAAATTCCATCACAGAGAAATCACCCAAAAATTCCAACAAAACCCAGAATCAATTCAAATAGACCAGAATCTTAAGCTTCAAATTCAATCAAAGCAAGAACTTTTCTCTACCCATGGAGTTGGGTTCTGCCGGAGACAGAGATTCTGGTTGCCGGAGATGGTTGAATACTGGTGGCAACCATCTTTCTGTCTGCGGCCGAACCCACGGCTGCTCTACTGTGACCCGCGTGGGTCACTGTCGTTTCCaacttttcacaaaaaaaaaaccaaaattttctcatacgGTTTGTTGAATGCCTATCTGATATTTGTAGGTGGTTTATTGAATTTATTAGATGTTTGGGTGATTGGGTTCAATGAATTTATTAGATGTTCCATGGGAAAGTTTTCTCAAACCAAAAATGGAGAGCAACCCAAAGgtgaaaatggagagagagtcGTTTGAAAACGAAAAGCAAAATGCTGATTGTGTTGAGGATGGCGCCAACCATGGGTATGGCAAAGTGAAGGTCGTAAATGGCAGGTTGGGTGATGAGTTTTCCAGTTGGGTTCCAATGGGGGTGGGTTTAGCCCGTTGGGTGATGGGTTTTCCGATTAATTTCCGGCTGTCCgtgaggggagagggaagaggaaagagagaaaaagagaaagtggaagaggaaacagaaaggaagaaagatgaagaagacTGAAGAAGAACGCAGAGACTCGAGTGGGATGAAGAAGAAATTCCGTGTTTTCGATTCTATTCCATAAGCTATGCTTCCCTTACGTGTCACATTTGTATTAAGTGCTGCAAAAGGCTGGGTTTACAGACCGACCGCATAGTAGGGTCACTCGATCGATAAATGAATCACACTAGCAGCCTTAGCATCCATCTCTTCTCACTCATCATCATCCatcttttagggtttttgtctttttcaataACGCTTTGTAGACTCAAAACTGAATTAAAAGATCTTTCATCGTTCTCTGTCAAAGAGAGAAGTTGTTCCTATCATTGAACTTCCTCACTTCATACTTGATACTTATggaaaaaatagtttagtttttttttgtttttgttttttttttgaaaaaaaaaaaaaaaaacacttaaaatccAAAGGTCCAATACACCCATATGTCGCACTTAGAGAAAAGGGATTCTTCCTccaaggaaaaaacaaaagtaaaaacataaaatgtgatttttaaaatgcagCAAACGTTTAACAAAATCCcaatttgacatttaaaatcgtagtttactctttaaaattgtgtgttttcaaaaagCACTTCCCTACCTACTATTTGAAAACGCatattttttacgttttcaaatcacaatcttttaaaaacgcaatcacaaataattcattttctgcgatttgatttaaaatcacactttctatctataaaattgcaatgtcaaatgTACCCTTACACTCTTAGCCCATTAACACATTTATTCTCCTTTTGTAACTTCTTCCGTTGTATTTTGGTGATAAATTTTAGACTTAGGGAGCTTGGAAAGGTAAAGAATTAAGTTGGATTCTAAGATTTAATTGGTGGGAAGGTTTTGGTATCTTCCTTGTCCTTTCCTAGTTTCCAAGCAACACATTTGTTCTAAATATCTCCTTATTTCTTTGTGTCACATGCTTGTGGGCTTAGGCAAGAATAGGATCTTTCCCTCGATTAGCTCTATTACCAAAttcattttctcactctctcccaAATTTGAAGCACAAAGTTGATGGAAAAAGAACATATTATTCATTTTCACAAGTCTAGCTTCAATTAAGCTTCCCTTACTTTTTTGAGACACGTTGTCAAATCTTAAACTTGATGTTGTAGTTTATACGACGCCggtttgctctttttttttctttttcttctttttgttctttcttttatgGGAACACTATACTTATCTTACTTGAACAACTGTCCAATTTACAAtattctcttaaattttaaaaggttGCAATCGACCCTCTCAAACTACTGGATGCTTTCACTTTGCCCTTTCCGTCagcattttatattatgttGAACGAAAACTACAACACATGACCCACAACAAATGATATAGAGTGTGAATTATACCCTCTAGTAGTTGTGTGAAAATACATTTATACCTTtagactaaaaaaataataaaaagcttCTTTGGCCAAGGAGACCCACGACCAAGCTAGCCATATAGGTCTCTAGCCGTGGAGACGGACGGCTTGACCTTGGGtctatctttgattttttttaatgttttctttaatgatgggtataatgggcattttaaggatttaacagaaaatcctaatagaTAGGGTTAAATGGGGCTAGGTAGTTAAAGGGGTTGATTGTAGCATTTAAAAATTTGGAGAATATTGCAAATTTGGTAGAAGTTAGAGATGAGGGATTAGTGTATGTAGTTAATTTCCCCTTCTTTTAAAGTAATGATTCTTCATAATAATTTCTTTAGTTCAATTCCCTTGAGCCATTTAAGTGAAATGAAAGGCAAATTGTGATTCTTGCTAATATGCTTTCTATGGTGCCTGTAAGCCTTTTGACaataagaagaaacaaaatacaaattcgaattaaaaaaattaccatctCCAAGCCCACATAATATTGCtggaatattatatatatacaatttcctGTATATGACTTCGAAACTTTATGTTATACCATTTGAACATATTTGAGAATTTATGtatgaaaatttataatattcatttttctatcCAAGAAATTGTCGGTGAGATATATATCCTACCATGCTTGTGTGATATAAATTGCCGGTGTAACATGTTGTGGCCGGGGCCTATATGTTTAGAGAACTCGTATTTTACAACTGGGCAGAGGGAGTCTCATCTTTACAttctttacttataaaaagagTACTAATATTAAAGACCAaaacattctctctctctctatatatatatatataatggtacAGCTCAACTCCATTTCGTGTAATATTAACGACCAAAGGTGAAAGGTCGTCGTTTCCGGCCGTCTACGATCGAATAAGTAGCAAAAAAAagaactctatatatatatagcagcagCCAGCAGGTGCAATacacttttctctttcttttctttctgtttagggtttatacCTTTCTGTACGCTGATCATATCACTtgtgtttaattatttgttaagcTCAAAGTTTCATATGTGTACTGTAGTTGTAGCATAAACATGCAGGGAGTTCatccaaaatttgattttgttttgacatTTTCTCTTTTGGAGTTTTGATTTGTGTTAaggattgaaatttttttcttgatatggcctcactacacaaaaaaaaaaaaaaaaaaaaaaaggaggattAGTAACGTGTCTACAGTGCACTGTTTTTTCACACGTCACCCACGTTACCAAAGAGTGACGTGtgcattttgacacgtcaccatttcATAACGTGTCAAAAGTGACCACGTTACTAATTCCAAAgggtgacatgtcaaaaattgacacgttactaaatctCCATTAGTAACTTCCAGTTTGTTAACCCGCCACACACGTTGctaatgacacgtcactaacAGGCCGGGCcgttaccaaaaaataaaatttttgtagtATGGGGTAGAATTTAAATCGAAGTGTTAATATGCATGAGAAAGTTTGCatgtttgtgcaattttaaatttttaactaTTACATCATTCTAGTTTTGCCCCACATAGTGGGAAAACCCTAGCCGACGAAAACTCCCTTCTTTCTCCTATCTCAAGCTCAGCCGAAACTgcttgaggaggaggagggcaTACCTTCTGGGTTCCCTCCTCCTCCCATCCCCCTTTGAtgtttttccttccttttctttttgagcTTCTCTCTTTGTGAGataactcacttttatctagagTTTTCTCTAGATCTATCTATCATCTATGATGATTTATACCTGACCTTCAAAAAACAGTAGCCGCAATGGATCTCCTCCCCTCGCTTCCCCTTGCCATGGATCATCTCCTCCATCGCTTCACCGGCCGGATCTGTGTAGGCTTGAAGATTGGTTTTTTTAAAGTCCGATCTACTTCTCTCCTTCAGCCCCAGCCAGACACGTGCCTATCCTCCATCATCATTGGCGTTCTAGCTCTCCGGCGAACTTCTCTGCAGCCCCTTTCGATCGTCACGTGCAGGGGCATGGACCACACGCTCTTGTGAGTGGATCTAACGCGCTAGTGCGTGGGTCCCACGTACCGTGCAATGTCTGCCGAAGCCACCCTCTGTCGCAGCTgttgtgttttgagttttttcctGTTATTTTGTTTaactttctatatttttctgTGGTTTTGTTGCCTAGTTTTTATCCTGATTCAGTTGGACTTCAAACTCTTTGTCTGTGGAGTGgatcttttttacttttctttcttatttctttttggagactttttttttttttttccactattACATTTAATCTAAATCTCCATGACTTTTTAGGAAGTCTATTTAGATGTTTGATAAGGGTATTCGTACTCCCGATGGTTGTATCAATCAGTATGCACCGCGGCAAGAGTTTTCTCGGGTTGTATTCACATTTGTCATTTCCCTTTATGATCTCCTTCATGTTCTTTGAGGTCTGTCCAGTTGGGGTATTTAGTAATTaagcttgtttttgttttttcttttctgttatgtTGTCTCTATAACCTCTTTGTTTGAataaatgttggtttttttaataaaaattatttaaaaaaaaaaaaaaaactattacatcattcctattaaaaaaaaaaaaaaaaaaaaaaaaaNNNNNNNNNNNNNNNNNNNNNNNNNNNNNNNNNNNNNNNNNNNNNNNNNNNNNNNNNNNNNNNNNNNNNNNNNNNNNNNNNNNNNNNNNNNNNNNNNNNNGGATTTGgcgttaaaatgttatttccaaaaaatttacctccgataatatgtcattatttattttatataaattatcggatattcgatcgatcgtgataggatcaaatgatcgatcaaacttcaaacaaattaaaggttcgttcaCACATCCGTTAGGTCCTACTGCatttgttcgatcgatcatgataggatcaaatggtTGATCAAActttaaacaattgaaattgaaggtttgatcgaatatccga encodes the following:
- the LOC132190723 gene encoding uncharacterized protein LOC132190723, which codes for MERKQMSHLIDIEDPPVPLVKEAKLRDCYAETIEFNSEKFVKIILMDAAFILEVLLKSSNPTLLEENDRIFNKPWLIQDVWADMLLLENQLPFFILELLFNSYKPWLIQDAWADMLLLENQLPFFSLELLFNSYKPWLIQDVWADMLLLENQLPLFILELLFNSYRTDVLLQNDGTTLTINKLIVVFFQNRMESPGIEEDGKKSCRLVETRKDLDLLVKKGIIENRLSNSREGSLLLNKLADGVILDQDNFYFATLFEELNKYYNTSWHKWKAHLKQKYFRRCVLF